In Carya illinoinensis cultivar Pawnee chromosome 6, C.illinoinensisPawnee_v1, whole genome shotgun sequence, a single genomic region encodes these proteins:
- the LOC122312996 gene encoding probable RNA-dependent RNA polymerase 1, with amino-acid sequence MENIVLRFGNKVSRDNFSVLWKQEGVSGKFDFEMERLSLSFKDRSAKHKFEISFENIWTIELYRPRGQATKFLLIQLLGAPRIYVSDVRRKGWVREVDFTPSRRIGQSYALCLELPKKNRLPELNLAFVRYKENEDQFGLMEGSPYSCSSGLVPIVNPPTGFDLPYKILFKINSLIHHGCVPGPAIVDGFYRLVDPKRIEKREYIDRALYKLFHLKDCCYEPVKWLQEEYKRYSTSTRFQPTPAISLDNGLVYIHRVQITPSKVYFGGPQVNLSNRVLRHYPEDIDNFLRVSFVDEDFDKVYSIALSPRSSSANEDKRTRVYDRILSTLRNGIVIGDKKFEFLAYSSSQLRENSVWMFASKPGLTAADIREWMGDFRDIRNVAKYGARLGQSFGSSREIASVGIDEIEVIPDVEVKTKEATYNFSDGIGKISEKFASEVATKLGCSPVPSAFQIRYGGYKGVVAVDPTSSVKLSLRKSMCKYKSDNTKLDVLSWSKFHPCFLNREIVTLLSNLGVKDRAFRKRQRLAINQLNAILTDRWRAQKALEMMFSGEISKVLKEMLMCGYKPDAEPFLSMMLQTFRAYKLKEMQSRTRIFVPNGRALMGCLDETRTLEYGQVFLQVSPFSWEFRNQSSVRRSSNPDNFVCEGPVVVAKNPCLHPGDVRVLVAVNVPALHHMVDCVVFPQKGERPHPNECSGSDLDGDLYFVSWDRHLIPRRQIPPAEYIAAPTKQLDHDVTIEEVEEHFTDYIVNDNLGIIDNAHIVFADSKPLKAMSPECLQLARLHSIAVDFPKTGNVAEVPPELRPKEYPDFMEKPDKKGYISTSVIGKLFREVKDIASSTSPVEPFTLDSAKQHYDPEMEVEGFEDYRSDAERYKRDYDYKLGNMMEYYGIQTEAEILSGNVLKMSKHFDRKRDLGAIKYAVKSLRMEARNWFNKGSDADSTENAKAKASAWYHVTYHHTYWGKYNEGPDRAHFLSFAWCIYDHLMEIKKDKKSI; translated from the exons ATGGAAAATATAGTGCTGCGCTTTGGAAATAAGGTTTCGAGGGATAATTTTTCTGTGCTCTGGAAGCAGGAAGGTGTGTCCGGGAAATTTGATTTCGAGATGGAAAGATTGTCTCTCTCTTTTAAAGATCGTTCCGCAAAGCACAAGTTTGAAATCTCTTTTGAGAACATTTGGACGATTGAGCTATATCGTCCACGTGGTCAAGCAACAAAGTTTCTTCTCATTCAG TTACTTGGTGCTCCAAGGATATATGTATCTGATGTTCGTCGTAAAGGATGGGTCAGAGAAGTTGATTTCACTCCATCCCGCCGCATTGGCCAATCTTATGCTCTATGTTTGGAGCTTCCAAAAAAGAATCGGCTTCCGGAATTAAATCTTGCTTTTGTACgttataaagaaaatgaagaccAATTTGGATTGATGGAAGGCTCTCCTTACTCATGCAGTTCAGGTCTTGTACCCATTGTGAATCCACCCACAGGCTTTGACCTGCCCTACAAAATCTTGTTTAAGATCAACTCTTTGATTCATCATGGGTGTGTTCCTGGGCCAGCAATTGTTGACGGATTTTATAGGTTGGTAGATCCAAAGAGAATCGAAAAAAGGGAGTACATAGACAGAGCCCTGTACAAGCTCTTTCATTTAAAGGACTGTTGCTATGAACCTGTGAAATGGCTCCAGGAGGAGTACAAAAGATACTCAACATCTACTCGATTTCAACCAACTCCTGCTATTTCTTTAGATAATGGGCTGGTATATATACACAGGGTTCAAATTACTCCATCTAAAGTATACTTCGGTGGTCCACAGGTGAATCTCTCCAACAGAGTCTTGCGCCATTATCCTGAAGATATTGATAATTTCctgcgtgtttcttttgtaGATGAGGACTTTGATAAAGTCTACTCAATAGCTTTATCTCCACGTTCATCATCTGCAAATGAGGACAAGCGAACTAGAGTTTATGATAGGATACTATCCACTCTCAGAAATGGAATAGTTATTGGGGATAAGAAGTTTGAGTTTCTTGCCTATTCATCCAGTCAACTACGAGAAAATTCCGTTTGGATGTTTGCTTCAAAACCTGGCTTGACTGCAGCAGATATTAGAGAATGGATGGGTGATTTTCGAGATATAAGGAATGTGGCAAAATATGGTGCCAGACTGGGTCAGTCTTTTGGCTCTTCTAGAGAAATTGCCAGCGTTGGCATAGATGAAATTGAAGTTATTCCTGATGTGGAAGTTAAGACGAAAGAAGCCACGTACAATTTCTCAGATGGCATTGGGAAGATTTCTGAAAAATTTGCTTCCGAAGTGGCAACAAAGTTAGGCTGCAGTCCTGTTCCATCAGCATTTCAGATTCGATATGGTGGGTACAAAGGTGttgtggctgttgatcctacaTCATCTGTGAAGTTGTCATTGAGAAAGAGCATGTGTAAATACAAATCAGATAACACAAAACTCGATGTTTTGTCATGGAGTAAGTTTCATCCCTGTTTTCTCAATCGGGAGATAGTAACTCTTTTGTCTAACCTTGGGGTTAAGGATCGAGCTTTTCGAAAAAGGCAAAGGCTGGCTATAAATCAACTGAATGCGATATTAACGGATCGTTGGCGTGCACAGAAGGCACTGGAAATGATGTTCTCAGGAGAGATCTCAAAAGTTCTAAAGGAAATGCTTATGTGTGGTTACAAGCCAGATGCAGAACCATTTCTTTCAATGATGCTTCAAACATTCCGTGCATATAAGTTGAAGGAAATGCAGTCGAGAACAAGGATTTTTGTTCCAAATGGAAGAGCTTTGATGGGATGCCTTGATGAAACCAGGACATTGGAGTATGGTCAAGTATTTCTACAAGTTTCTCCCTTTAGTTGGGAGTTCAGGAACCAGTCATCTGTTAGGCGCAGTTCAAACCCAGATAACTTCGTCTGTGAAGGTCCGGTGGTCGTTGCTAAAAACCCTTGTCTACACCCTGGAGATGTGAGAGTCCTCGTAGCTGTGAACGTGCCAGCTCTACATCACATGGTGGATTGTGTTGTTTTTCCACAAAAGGGAGAGAG ACCACATCCAAACGAATGTTCGGGAAGTGATTTGGACGGAGATTTGTACTTCGTCTCTTGGGATCGTCATCTTATTCCTCGTCGTCAAATTCCCCCAGCGGAATATATTGCAGCACCAACTAAGCAACTTGATCATGATGTTACAATAGAG GAAGTAGAAGAACATTTCACAGACTACATAGTCAACGACAATTTAGGAATCATCGATAATGCCCACATCGTCTTTGCAGATAGTAAGCCCCTTAAAGCAATGAGCCCAGAATGCTTGCAACTTGCGAGGCTTCACTCAATTGCTGTTGACTTCCCAAAAACTGGTAATGTAGCCGAAGTACCTCCGGAACTACGCCCCAAAGAGTATCCCGATTTTATGGAAAAGCCTGATAAAAAGGGCTACATATCAACATCTGTTATCGGAAAGCTTTTTCGAGAAGTAAAAGACATTGCATCTTCCACAAGTCCTGTGGAACCTTTCACTTTGGATTCAGCAAAACAGCATTATGACCCTGAAATGGAAGTGGAGGGCTTTGAGGACTACCGCAGCGACGCTGAAAGATACAAACGTGACTATGATTACAAGTTGGGGAATATGATGGAGTATTATGGAATCCAAACTGAAGCCGAAATTCTCAGTGGCAATGTTTTGAAAATGTCAAAACATTTTGATAGGAAGAGGGATCTGGGTGCAATTAAATATGCTGTTAAGTCACTAAGAATGGAAGCCCGGAACTGGTTCAACAAGGGAAGTGATGCAGACAGTACAGAAAATGCAAAAGCTAAAGCATCGGCCTGGTATCATGTCACATATCATCATACTTACTGGGGTAAATACAATGAGGGACCGGATAGGGCTCATTTCCTTAGTTTTGCATGGTGCATCTATGACCATCTTATGGAAATCAAGAAGGATAAAAAGAGCATATAA